One window of the Microplitis demolitor isolate Queensland-Clemson2020A chromosome 10, iyMicDemo2.1a, whole genome shotgun sequence genome contains the following:
- the LOC103570008 gene encoding transcriptional activator protein Pur-beta-B isoform X2, whose translation MSDRESLDDQPQKYGNSGGMDAGGADFDAGQHGQQSEQELATKMLQIQSKRFYLDVKQNRRGRFIKVAEIGADGRRSQIFLALSTASEFRDHLSTFSDFYASLGPPNPENVPEDGKLKSEMMVKDNRRYYLDLKENSRGRFLRVSQTITRGGPRTQIAIPAQGMIEFRDALTDLLEEFGVDDGGFKGDLPEGRYMRVDNKNFYFDIGQNNRGIYMRISEVKTNFRTAITVPEKSWSRFRDIFADYCEKMKEGGGGVSSSGIGSASLSDSKGAVGSGAQVSPTSATSPNPNPNLDSNLIK comes from the exons ATGTCTGACAGGGAGAGCTTGGACGACCAACCGCAAA agtatgGAAATTCCGGAGGCATGGATGCTGGAGGAGCTGACTTTGATGCTg gtcAGCATGGTCAACAGAGTGAACAAGAATTGGCGACTAAGATGCTTCAAATACAAAGCAAGCGATTCTACCTCGATGTCAAACAAAATAGACGCGGGAGATTTATCAAAGTTGCAgag ATCGGAGCAGATGGCAGGCGTAGTCAAATATTTCTAGCCTTAAGTACAGCCTCAGAATTCCGTGATCATCTTTCGACGTTCAGTGATTTTTACGCGTCGCTAG gTCCACCGAACCCGGAGAATGTACCAGAGGATGGAAAACTTAAATCAGAAATGATGGTAAAAGACAATAGGCGGTATTATTTGGATCTTAAGGAAAATTCCCGTGGCCGTTTCCTGCGG GTATCTCAAACGATAACACGAGGCGGTCCAAGAACACAAATAGCTATACCCGCACAGGGAATGATTGAATTTCGTGATGCACTAACGGATCTTTTAGAAGAATTCGGTGTCGACGATGGTGGATTCAAAGGTGATTTACCTGAGGGTCGTTATATGCGCGTTGAcaacaaaaacttttatttcgaTATCGGACAAAACAATCGTGGTATTTACATGAGAATTTCCGag GTCAAAACAAACTTCAGAACAGCCATAACCGTGCCGGAAAAATCTTGGTCACGGTTTCGTGATATATTTGCGGATTACTGTGAGAAAATGAAAGAAGGCGGTGGAGGTGTCAGCTCTAGTGGAATTGGATCAGCTAGTTTATCCGATAGCAAGGGCGCTGTAGGATCCGGAGCCCAAGTATCACCAACCTCTGCCACTTCGCCTAATCCAAATCCAAATTTAGACTCAAACCTCATCAAGTGA
- the LOC103570008 gene encoding transcriptional activator protein Pur-beta-B isoform X1, which produces MSDRESLDDQPQKYGNSGGMDAGGADFDAGQHGQQSEQELATKMLQIQSKRFYLDVKQNRRGRFIKVAEIGADGRRSQIFLALSTASEFRDHLSTFSDFYASLGPPNPENVPEDGKLKSEMMVKDNRRYYLDLKENSRGRFLRVSHTVSQTITRGGPRTQIAIPAQGMIEFRDALTDLLEEFGVDDGGFKGDLPEGRYMRVDNKNFYFDIGQNNRGIYMRISEVKTNFRTAITVPEKSWSRFRDIFADYCEKMKEGGGGVSSSGIGSASLSDSKGAVGSGAQVSPTSATSPNPNPNLDSNLIK; this is translated from the exons ATGTCTGACAGGGAGAGCTTGGACGACCAACCGCAAA agtatgGAAATTCCGGAGGCATGGATGCTGGAGGAGCTGACTTTGATGCTg gtcAGCATGGTCAACAGAGTGAACAAGAATTGGCGACTAAGATGCTTCAAATACAAAGCAAGCGATTCTACCTCGATGTCAAACAAAATAGACGCGGGAGATTTATCAAAGTTGCAgag ATCGGAGCAGATGGCAGGCGTAGTCAAATATTTCTAGCCTTAAGTACAGCCTCAGAATTCCGTGATCATCTTTCGACGTTCAGTGATTTTTACGCGTCGCTAG gTCCACCGAACCCGGAGAATGTACCAGAGGATGGAAAACTTAAATCAGAAATGATGGTAAAAGACAATAGGCGGTATTATTTGGATCTTAAGGAAAATTCCCGTGGCCGTTTCCTGCGGGTGAGTCACACT GTATCTCAAACGATAACACGAGGCGGTCCAAGAACACAAATAGCTATACCCGCACAGGGAATGATTGAATTTCGTGATGCACTAACGGATCTTTTAGAAGAATTCGGTGTCGACGATGGTGGATTCAAAGGTGATTTACCTGAGGGTCGTTATATGCGCGTTGAcaacaaaaacttttatttcgaTATCGGACAAAACAATCGTGGTATTTACATGAGAATTTCCGag GTCAAAACAAACTTCAGAACAGCCATAACCGTGCCGGAAAAATCTTGGTCACGGTTTCGTGATATATTTGCGGATTACTGTGAGAAAATGAAAGAAGGCGGTGGAGGTGTCAGCTCTAGTGGAATTGGATCAGCTAGTTTATCCGATAGCAAGGGCGCTGTAGGATCCGGAGCCCAAGTATCACCAACCTCTGCCACTTCGCCTAATCCAAATCCAAATTTAGACTCAAACCTCATCAAGTGA